The following coding sequences lie in one Caloenas nicobarica isolate bCalNic1 chromosome 13, bCalNic1.hap1, whole genome shotgun sequence genomic window:
- the LOC135994008 gene encoding LOW QUALITY PROTEIN: sulfate transporter-like (The sequence of the model RefSeq protein was modified relative to this genomic sequence to represent the inferred CDS: inserted 2 bases in 1 codon; deleted 1 base in 1 codon) translates to SQPPARAQNTVSGRCCLSARRSSCSXWHTQQNLRDQVGGKDRVETELCLAGCTFTGWGEIKGPVLGWVTRVCSHGKRHTDQKEGKGNSSPGAMEDTSSPKSGQSKDVQSSLTPEEGPANLMCVQLEEYEPADFSTKDLILKKAREVCTCSRQTIITFFCRLFPVLDWLPRYHVKTQLLGDVVSGLLVGVVAIPQSISYSLLANQDPIYGIYTSFFCNVIYVAMATSRHNFVGPFGVLCLMIGQSVDRHLQLAGYSDGSAGSSLVGNSTSASNGTGVCDRSCYAITVALSLSFLVGLYQILLGILQLGFVAVYLSEPLLSGFVAGSSLTIITSQMKYLLGLKIPRHEGVGSFILTWVDLFRYIQGTNICDLVTSLVALAIVVPVKEINDRYKEKMKAPFPIELLVVIVATVISYYFNFEERYKSAICGHIPTGFKRPTLPDINLFSSLAVDALPIAVIGFAMTVSLAEIFGKKHGYAVRANQEMIAIGVCNLVPSFFYCFASSAALTKTLLKESTGTQTQVSGLVTSLVLLLVLLWVAPLFYSLQTSILGVVTIVNLRGGLRKFRDTPRMWQLSKLDTAVWWTTMLSSTLITTEIGLLVGVCFALLCIIFRTQRPRATLLGKVSNTEIYEDQSTYKQLSSIANIKIFRFGSSLYYANKDYFKTVLYQKTGVNPVLLAAKHQMVGAQANADTGNSKSFYGTGFDCLKPTEKRTERPPADTSPPSIDMHTLILDCGAMQFTDTVGLSVLKEIHRDYKEIGVQVLLANCNPSIRHQLREGGWAGRTDSGGQLAFHSIHDAVRFAEQWYHVQQDSKEKKDALLDPEDLDFQVSL, encoded by the exons TCTCAGCCCCCTGCCCGAGCTCAGAACACGGTGTCAGGACGCTGCTGCCTGAGTGCCAGACGTTCGTCCTGCTC ATGGCACACCCAGCAGAACCTTAGAGACCAGGTCGGTGGAAAAGACAGAGTGGAGACTGAG ctCTGTTTGGCTGGCTGCACCTTCACCGGCTGGGGTGAGATAAAAGGGCCAGTT CTTGGCTGGGTGACTCGGGTCTGTTCTCACGGGAAGCGGCACACGGACCagaaggaaggcaaaggaaaCAG CTCTCCTGGGGCCATGGAGGACACGTCAAGCCCCAAGTCAGGACAGAGCAAAGATGTACAGAGCTCCCTAACACCAGAAGAGGGTCCTGCCAATTTGATGTGTGTCCAATTGGAGGAGTATGAGCCCGCAGACTTCAGCACCAAGGATCTCATCCTAAAGAAAGCCAGAGAGGTCTGTACGTGCAGTCGGCAAACCATCATCACCTTCTTCTGTCGGTTGTTCCCGGTGCTGGACTGGCTTCCCCGTTACCACGTCAAGACACAGTTGCTTGGGGATGTGGTGTCTGGGCTCCTGGTGGGGGTAGTTGCCATCCCCCAGTCCATCTCCTACTCCCTCTTAGCCAACCAGGATCCCATCTACGGAATCTACACCAGCTTCTTCTGCAATGTCATCTACGTTGCTATGGCCACGTCCCGCCATAACTTCGTGGGCCCCTTTGGTGTCCTGTGCCTGATGATCGGGCAGTCCGTGGACCGGCACCTCCAGCTGGCAGGGTACAGTGACGGCAGCGCCGGCTCTTCGCTGGTGGGCAACTCCACCTCCGCCAGCAATGGGACGGGTGTCTGTGACAGGAGCTGCTACGCCATCACTGTGGCCCTTTCCTTAAGCTTTCTGGTCGGCCTTTACCAG ATCCTGCTGGGGATTTTGCAGCTGGGCTTTGTGGCTGTCTACCTGTCAGAACCTCTCCTCAGCGGCTTTGTGGCCGGCTCCAGCCTCACCATCATCACCTCCCAGATGAAGTATCTCCTGGGACTGAAAATACCTCGTCACGAAGGGGTGGGCTCCTTCATCCTGACGTGGGTTGACCTTTTCAGATACATCCAGGGCACCAACATCTGTGACCTGGTCACCAGCCTGGTTGCTTTGGCCATCGTAGTGCCTGTCAAAGAGATCAATGACCGGTATAAGGAGAAGATGAAGGCCCCATTTCCCATAGAGCTGCTGGTGGTCATTGTAGCCACAGTGATATCTTACTACTTTAACTTTGAAGAGCGATACAAGTCTGCTATTTGTGGGCATATCCCCACTGGCTTCAAGAGACCCACTCTACCAGATATAAACCTGTTTTCCAGCCTGGCAGTTGATGCTCTGCCTATTGCTGTTATTGGCTTTGCCATGACCGTCTCCTTGGCGGAAATCTTTGGCAAAAAGCACGGCTACGCTGTCCGTGCCAACCAAGAGATGATTGCCATTGGCGTGTGCAACCTGGTCCCTTCTTTCTTCTACTGCtttgccagctctgcagcactgacCAAGACTCTGCTGAAGGAGTCCACGGGGACCCAGACCCAGGTCTCTGGCCTGGTCAcctccctggtgctgctgctggtgctgctgtgggtcGCCCCGCTCTTCTACTCGCTGCAAACCTCCATCCTGGGGGTGGTCACCATCGTCAACTTGCGGGGGGGCCTAAGGAAGTTCCGTGACACCCCCCGCATGTGGCAGCTCAGCAAGCTGGACACGGCGGTGTGGTGGACGACCATGCTGTCCTCCACGCTGATCACCACAGAGATCGGTCTCCTCGTGGGCGTCTGCTTCGCTCTGCTCTGCATTATCTTCCGCACCCAGAGACCCAGGGCCACGCTCCTGGGCAAGGTCAGCAACACGGAAATCTATGAGGACCAGTCCACTTATAAGCAGCTCAGCAGTATTGCCAACATCAAGATCTTCCGCTTCGGGTCATCCCTCTACTATGCCAACAAGGACTATTTCAAGACTGTTCTCTACCAGAAAACTGGGGTAAACCCTGTCCTGCTGGCTGCTAAGCACCAAATGGTGGGGGCCCAGGCAAATGCAGACACAGGCAACAGCAAGAGCTTTTATGGCACCGGGTTTGACTGCCTGAAACCTACCGAAAAAAGGACTGAGAGGCCTCCAGCTGACACCTCTCCTCCCTCCATAGATATGCACACCTTAATCCTTGACTGTGGGGCAATGCAGTTCACAGATACTGTGGGTCTCTCGGTGCTGAAGGAGATACACCGTGACTACAAGGAAATTGGTGTCCAGGTGCTCCTGGCCAACTGCAACCCTTCCATCCGCCACCAGCTCCGGGAGGGAGGTTGGGCTGGCAGGACAGACAGCGGTGGTCAGCTGGCGTTCCACAGCATCCACGATGCTGTGCGGTTTGCTGAACAGTGGTACCATGTGCAGCAGGacagcaaggagaaaaaggatGCTCTCCTGGACCCTGAAGACCTGGACTTCCAGGTGTCTTTGTAG